The Pseudomonas sp. TH06 genome contains the following window.
TTGTCCGAAGACTTTGACCACGCCCTCGCTGGGCCGGCGCAGGCCGACGATACTGCGCAGCAACACCGACTTGCCGCTGCCGGAGCCGCCGACCACGGCGAGGATTTCGCCCTTGTACAAATCCAGATCGAGGTTTTCGTGCACGCTCTGGCTGCCAAAGCGATTGCACAGGCCACGGACTTCAATCACCGCCTCCGAGGGCGCGCGGGGTAGACGACTCACCAGCCCATCTCCATGAAGAACAGCGCGGCCACCGCGTCGAGCACGATCACCACGAAAATCGACTGCACCACCGCCGAGGTGGTGTGGGCGCCGACCGATTCGGCGCTGCCGCTGACCTTGAAACCTTCCAGACAGCCAATCGTCGCAATGAGGAACGCAAAGATCGGGGCTTTCACCAGCCCCACCAGAAAGTGCTGAATGCCGATGTCGGCTTGCAGCACCGAGAGGAACATTGCCGGCGAAATTCCCAGCGACACCGCGCAGACCACACCGCCGCCAATGATCCCGCAGAGCATCGCCAGAAACGTCAGCATCGGCAGCGCCACCAGCATCGCCAGCACCCGTGGCACCACCAGCAACTCGACGGGGTCGAGGCCCAGTGTGCGAATCGCGTCGATCTCTTCGTTGGCCTTCATCGAGCCGATCTGTGCGGTGAAGGCACTGGCAGTGCGCCCAGCCATCAGGATCGCGGTCAGCAACACGCCGAACTCACGCAAAAACGAGAATCCGACCAGGTCCACGGTAAAAATCGTCGCGCCGAAACTGGCCAGCACCGTCGCGCCGAGAAAAGCCACCACGGCGCCGACCAGAAAGGTCAGCAACGCCACAATCGGTGCGGCATCGAGACCGGTCTGTTCAATGTGGGCAATCATTGGCGTGATCCGCCAGCGCTTGGGCCGGAACAGTCCACGGGCAATGGTTTCGAGGATCAGGCCGATGAAACCCAGCACTTGCAGGGTGTCCTGCCAGACCGTATCGACGGCACGACCGATGCGCGTCAGCAGTTGCACGCTGACGCTGACTTCCGGCTCTTTGACCGGCACGCAGAAATCGGTCAGTGAGCGATACACCGTTTGCAGCAGGGCGCGGTCGGCCTGGGAAATCGTGCAATCGGGGTGTTCGGCGGATTTGCCGAGGCGCTCTGAGCCGAGCAGTTCCACCAGCAAGGAAGCGCCAGCGGTGTCGAGGGCGCCGAGACCGTTAAGGTCGATCGAGGTAGTGGTGTCATATTGGCCGTGGAGCTTTTCGGTCAGGTGCTTGAGCTCGGCGTAATGGGCAAGCGTCCAGTCCCCGGACACCCGCAGGCGGGCAGGGCTGATCGATGTATCCAGTTGGGCACTGCCGGTGATCGAGCTGCTGGTCATAAGCTCCGTGCTTTTTCGGCTAAATACGCTGGCATACGTAATAGCACGAACCCGATTACTTTTCTTTGATCGCTGTGCTGTCCGTCACTTCAAAACGCAGCACGCCGATCACCTGGCCGTCCTCGGTGAGCACCCGGACTTGCCATTTGCCCGCCGGGTTGCCGGGGAAATTCTGCTTGTGCGTCCACGCCCGGTAGCCTTCCTTGCGTCCGCCGTGGATGTCGAGGGCGATGCGGTCGACCTCTTTTCCGTTGAACTGCCAGACGTGATAAATCCGCTCATCGAGCCCGCGCGGCGCATTGATCGCGGTGTAGGCGTAGAGCCCGCCGTTGCGGATCTGCTCGGCGCTGACCGTATCGAGGCTGGCGCCGGGGGTGCGATCCTGCAACTGCGTACTGATCGCCACGTCAGTCATCCACAGCGTTGCCGGCGGCACCCACGAACGCAATACCCAACCGACGCCGCCAATGCCAATGGTGATGCTGAGAATCGCCAGCGCGTTACGCACCGTGCGGATCGGGAAAATCGACGCCAGGCTCGGGAACGACAACAACACGGCAATGCCCAGTGCCCATTTGAAACTCTGCGCGGTGGTCAGGTGCATGATCACCGGCAGCGCGGTGAGCAGGGCGGCGAACAGGGTCAGGGTGTGCAACGCGAGAAACGCCCAGCGCCGTGGCGCCAGCCATTTGTAGTAAAGCGGATCGACGATGGAGATCAGTGCAGCGACGCTGAGCAGGCCGGTGAAAATCAGCTGGCCGCTGTTCCACGTCGTGGTGATGAAGAAGAACGGCAGAACGAAAAAAAGGCTTTCCTGATGGATCATCTGCGTCGCGTAACGCAGCAACGGCTGGGGGATTTCCCGTTTGAACACGCGGGTGAACAGGCCGGTCAGGGTGTTTTCCAGCATCAGCCAGATCCAGCTGAGCAGCATGATGATGGTGATCCAGCTCGCCAGCCCCTGCTGGCGGTCGACCAGAATGAAACTGCCGACCCCGGAGATGAAACCGCCAAGCGCAATGACCCCCGGATAGCGCTTCATCAGTTCGAGGATGCGCTGGATCAGGAGCTGTATTTTCGGCATGTCGGGGTTCACAACGCTGTAGGAAAAATCCCAGAAAGGTTAACGCCGCCGGGCCCCTGTGGCGAGGGGATTTATCCCCAATCGGCGGCGCAGCCGTCGCAAATCCTGCACATGCGTTTTGTCTGGAGGAACGGGTTTGTCGGGGTTGGGGCCGCTGCGCAGCCCATCGGGGATAAATCCCCTCGCCACAGGAACCTCATCATCACAACAGGGGTATTCCATGTAGGAGCTGCCGAAGGCTGCGATCTTTTGATCTTCAAGCTCGTTTGCGATGCAACCGCCAGCCAATCAGCCCCAGCAACACCACACCCAATCCACCCGCCACCAGCCACAACACCTGATCATCACTGATCAACGGCTTCTCGATCCGCAGATACCCCGGTTGCAGCAACAATTCCCGCATGGCCTTGTTCGCCGTCTCCAGTGTCACGCCTTGCAGCTCCCGCGCCGGGTTGGCGAAGCGGCCATCCTCGTAATCTCCCAGCGCGCTCCAGTAGTAATCGGCCATCGCGCTGTTGCCCTGTACGGCCCAGGCCTGATGGGCAATGGCAGCTTGTTTGATCCGGGCGAAGGTGTCGGCGTCGAGGCCGTTTTTCAGCAGATCGGCCTTGAGGTCTTCCAGCACTTGAATGGCTTCGTCGACGTCATCGCGATCCAGATCGGCATTCAGGCTCATGAAGCCGACGCCGCCAAACACTTCACGCTCGGCCCACGGCCCGTAGGACAAGCCATGGTTCAGGCGGATTTGTCGGTAAAGCGCCCAGTCGAGGTAGTCCTTGAGGATGTCGAAGGTTTCGTCGTACTGATCGTCCAGCACCGGCTCCGGCACCAGCCAGTGCAGCTTGGCGCTGTCGCCGATAAAACCACGGGTGAGGGTGCGTTCATGGGCGGCACTGGTGCGGATGTCCGGCAACGCTCGGTGCTCGCTCGGGTCAACCGCTTCGAGCGCGCCCCAGGTGCGTTCCAGATAGGCCGGCAGCAGTTTGTCGAGCTCACCGACGACGATCAGGGTCATGTTATTCGGCGCGTACCAGGCCTTGCGCACCTTCTCCAGTTGTTCCTGGGTCAGATGGCCAACCTCGGCGCGCTGCGGGCATTTCAGGCCCAGCTCCACGGCAAGTTGATTGCTCGCCGTGTGGCCCAGGTCCTGGCGATCGAGAAAGCGTTGCAGGCGCGTGTAATGGCCGCCGTCCTCGCGTTCGACCACGCGTTTGGCGGCGTTGATGGCGTTGTCGTCGATGCGCGTCTGGGTCAGCAGATCGAGCAACAGATCGAGCACCTTGCGCTGGTTTTTCGCCGGGGCCTCGATAACGAACGTGGTGTCGGCGTTGCTGGTAAAAGCATTCCATTCACCGCCGAGCGCTTGCATGCGCTCTTCCAGGCCACCTTCGCCGGTGGCGTCGATGCCGCTGAACAGCAAGTGTTCAAGCAGATGCGGCAGCTCTTTTTCATCGCAGTCAAAATCGTCGAGACCGACGCCAACCACCAGCCGGATCGCCACATGCCCGCGTTCCGTGCCGGGTTTGAGCAACAACTGCAAACCGTTGGGCAGCGCATAACCTTCGACCTGGAAACGATCCAGGGCAAAGGCGGGCAGGGAACCGAGCAACAGACAGGCGAACAACAGGCAACGCATAACAGGCTTCCATACGGCTGATTTGGAGATCCGTGTCGTCAGTCAGGACCCCATCGCGAGCAGGCTCACTCCTACTTTTGGAATGCGTCCCCCTGTAGGAGTGAGCCTGCTCGCGATAGCGGCCTGAAGGCTGAATCAATGTAACTGACTAAACCCAGCCGCAGACGTTCAAGGCGAATGCGTGATGTCGGCAATATCGTCCGCCGCCAGCGCGCCGGTATCCGTCGTTTCCAGCACCACATACGCGCTGCTGCAAAACAGCGAGTTAAGCCGTTTCATGTCCGCAATCAATTCCAGGTGCAGCGAACTGGTCTCGATACTCTGCACGATCTTACGTTGCAAGCGACTGACATGCGCATGGGCCAAACGGCGTTCCTGTGCGCGAAAACGACGTTTTTCACGGAGCAATTGCCGGGCGCTTTCCTTGTCGCCGCTGAGAAATACCGACAGGCCCAGGCGCAAATTGGCGGTCAGTTGCTGCTGCAACCCGGCCAGATCCTCCAGCCCCTCTTCGGAAAACGAACGGCGCTGGGATGTCTTCTGCTGCTGGATCTTGCGCAGCATGCGTTCGATCAGATCACTGGCCAGTTTCAGGTTGATCGCCAACTCGATGATCTCGGCCCAGCGCCGACTGTCCTGCTCGCCGAGGTCCTCGCGGGGCATCTGCGCCAGATACAGCTTGATCGCGCTGTACAGCGCTTCGACGTCATCGGTCAGCCGGCGCATTTCCTGGGTAACGGCGGTCTGCTTGCCACGCAGCACATCAAGCGTCGCGTCGAGCATGTTGTCGAGCAGATCGCCCATGCGCAGGGTTTCCCGCGCAGCGTTGGCCAGGGCCAGGCTCGGTGTGACCAATGCGGTCGCATCAAGGTGACGCGGTTTGGCGGTGCCGTTGACCTCCGGACGCTCCGGCAGCAGCCAGGCGCAGAGTCGCGCCATCGGCCCTACCGAAGGCAGCAGAATCAGGCAGCGCGCGGTGTTGTAGAGCAGGTGAAAGCCGATGACCATTTCCTGCGGGCTGAAATCGAGGCTGTCGATCCAGTGCACCAGTGGGTCAAGTACCGGGATGATCAGCAGTAGGCCGATCAGTTTGTACAACAGGCTGCCCAGCGCCACTTGCCGGCCGGCGGCGTTCTGCATGCTGGTGCTCATGAACGCCAGCACGCCGCTGCCGATGTTGGCGCCGATCACCAGACCGATCGCCACTGGCAGACTGATCACACTGGCCCCGGCCAGCGTCGCGGTGAGCAACACGGCGGCGAGGCTGGAGTAGGAAATCATTGCGAACAACGCGCCGACCAGGGCGTCAAGGAGGATGTCGCCGGTCAGCGAGGCGAAAATCACTTTCACGCCCTGTGCGTGGGTGATCGGCGCAGCGGCTTCGACGATCAGTTGCAGCGCGAGAATGATCAGCCCCAGACCAATGCTGACCCGGCCCATTTGCCCGAGCCGCGTCTGTTTGCGCGACAGAAAGAAAATCACCCCAAGGAAAATCAGCAGCGGCGACAACCACGACAAGTCAAACGTCAGCACTCGCGCCATCAACGCCGTACCGACGTCGGCGCCGAGCATGGTTGCCAGCGCCGGGGTCAGCGCCATCAGGCCCTGGCCGACAAAAGACGTGACGAGCATGGCGGTGGCGTTGCTGCTCTGCACCATCGCGGTCACGACGATGCCCGCGACAAAGGCGAGCCAGCGTTTGGACATGTTCTGGCCAATCACATGGCGCAGATTGGTGCCGTAGACCCGCAGGATCCCGGTTCTGACGATGTGCGTGCCCCAGATCAGCAGGGCGACGGCGGAAAGCAGATTGAGCAGGGTGAGCATGCAGACCCCCTGTAGTTGCAGCGCCCCAGAGGGGCAAGTTGACGGTACCGCACGGTTTCTACGTTCTGATACTTAAGCTGTAGTTGGCGAACGGTCTGGGCGCCAGCATTGCACAGCTAAAGTGCCGATTGAAACAAAAGTGTCATGAAAACAGCTTCATCCACCTCTGAATCACAGCCCCGCTTTCGAATGTGCCAATGATCCTGTGGCGAGGGGATTTATCCCCGATGGGTCGCGCAGCGGCCCCGTAGTTGAAGCTAGAAGCAGGGGACTGCTGCGCAATCCATCGGGGATAAATCCCCTCGCCACAGGTTTTCGCTGGTACAAAAAAACCTGTGGGAGACTGGCAAGCCAACTCCCACAGGTTTTGTATTTGCGGCTATCCCGATTACTGGCCCGGGATGTCCTTGCGCAGTTTCACCGGATCCTGCTGCTGTTTCTTTTTGGCCATTGCGCCGCGCAGCTTGATGTTGATCGCTTCAACCGCCAGCGAGAACGCCATCGCGAAGTAGACGTAGCCTTTCGGCACATGCACGTCGAACGACTCGGCAATCAGCACCGTACCGACCACCAGCAGGAACGACAGCGCGAGCATCTTCAGCGACGGGTGCTTGTCGATGAACTCGCTGATCTTGCCCGAGGCCAGCATCATCACCAGCACAGCGACGATGATCGCTGCAACCATCACCGGTACATGGGAAACCATGCCGACTGCGGTGATCACCGAATCCAGCGAGAAGACGATGTCGATGATCGCGATCTGGATGATGGTGTAGAGGAAGTTGCCGCCCTTGCCGCCAGGCGTGTCGTCGCTTTCGTCTTCACCTTCCAGCGCGTGATACATCTCTTGCGAGCTCTTCCACAGCAGGAACAGACCACCGAAGAACAGGATCAGGTCGCGACCGGAAATGCCCTGGCCGAACACCTCGAAGAGGTCGGCGGTGAGGCGCATGACCCAGGTGATCGACAGCAGCAACAGGATTCGCGTGATCATGGCCAGGCCAAGACCGAAGATCCGGGTGCGCTGCTGCATGTGCTTGGGCATGCGGCTGACCAGGATCGAAATCATGATGATGTTATCGATGCCGAGGACGATTTCCAGGGCAGTCAACGTAAAGAAGGCAACCCAGATTTCGGGGTTGGTCAGCCAATCCATGTGTATTCCTTTGAACGAGTGTTAAACCGAAAAAGGTCCGGGCTTCAAACCGCGAAGCCAGGACCCGAAACGGTGAGTCTTGGGGTTATAGAGTGCTGAACACCGGGAAAGTCCCCAACAGCAGTGCAGCAATCAGGATGCAGATACAAACCAGAATCGCCCATTTCAGGGTGAAACGCTGGTGGTCACCGAAATCGATGCCGGCCAGGGCCACCAACAGATAGGTCGATGGCACCAATGGGCTCAGCAAGTGGACGGGCTGACCGACGATCGAGGCACGGGCCATTTCCACTGCGGTGATTCCGTAGTGGCTGGCAGCCTCGGCCAATACCGGCAACACGCCATAGTAAAAAGCGTCGTTGGACATGAAGAAGGTGAACGGCATGCTCACCAGCGCCGTGATCACCGCCAGGTACGGGCCGAGGAAATCCGGGATCACCGCCAACAGGCTTTTCGACATCGCATCAACCATGCCGGTGCCGCTCAGGATACCGGTGAAGATACCCGCCGCAAAGATCAGCCCGACCACCGCCAGCACGCTGCCGGCGTGGGCCGCAACGCGATCCTTCTGCATTTGCAGGCAAGGGTAGTTGACGATCATCGCGATACTGAACGCGACCATGAACAGCACCGGCAGCGGCAGCAGGCCGGCGATCAGCGTGCACATCAGACCGAAAGTCAGGGCGCCGTTGAACCAGATCAGTTTCGGACGACGGGCATCCGGGAATTGCGAGACGCTGATTTCGCTGTGATCGATCTCGTCGCCCGCCAGGTGCAGTTCACCCAGACGCGCACGCTCACGCTTACCGTAGAAGTAGGCAATCAGCAGGATCGCCACGACACCAGCGGCCATCGCCGGAATCATCGGCACGAAAATGTCCGATGGATCGACATGCAAGGCACTCGCCGCACGCGCGGTCGGGCCGCCCCATGGGGTCATGTTCATCACGCCACCGGCCAGAATGATCAGGCCGGCCATGATTCGCGGGCTCATGCCGATGCGGCTGTACAGCGGCAGCATCGCGGCCACACAGATCATGTAAGTGGTCGCGCCGTCACCATCGAGGGAAACGACGAGCGCCAGTACGGCGGTACCGACCGAAACCTTCAGCGGGTCACCCTTGACCAGTTTGAGGATCTTGCGCACGGCCGGGTCGAACAGGCCGGAGTCGATCATCAAGGCAAAGTAGAGAATGGCGAACATCAGCATCACGCCGGTCGGCGCGAGCTTGGTAATACCTTCGAGCATCATCGGGCCGATCTTCGGCGCGAAACCGCCGAACAGGGCGAAGATGATCGGAATGATGATCAGAGCGATCAGCGCGGACAGGCGCTTGGTCATGATCAGGAACATGAACGTGATGACCATGGCGAAGCCAAGGAAAGTCAGCATGGGAATACTCCAGGCGTAGCGCGGCTAGGGGATGAGCAGATCGGGGGGATCAGCGCAGAACGGCAAGCACGAGGCGTACGGGCGGAGTTTTAGCGAGGAGGCGGGCTACAGAGGACATCAGAATCACCATTGTTGTTGTTAATTGGGCCAGGCGCGCGAGCAATCACACGCGTTGGCCAACCGGTCTGTTGCCGGGAGTGAGGCGATCCTAAAGGGGGAAGCTTTCAGCCAGCTTTCGCTGATGAAAGCTTGGAATGAACGGTCAACCGATCATCGGATGCGAACCAGGTCAATGAACACGGGGAGGAGGGCTTTGAGAATGAGCGAATTGCACAGCGGTGGCTGCCATTGCGGACACATTCGTTATCAGTTCAGCGGTGCGCTGCACGACATCGCGCACTGCCATTGTTCGATCTGCCGCAAGGTCAGCGGCGGCATCGTGACAACGTGGATCACCGTGCCGGCGGCGAATTTCCAATGGCTGAATGACACGCCGTCGCGTTATGACTCGTCGAGCAGTTGCGCACGGTTTTTCTGCCCGAACTGTGGCGCGCAACTGGCGCTGGTGACGTTGCTCAGTCCCGCGAGCATCGATGTGACCATCGCCACCCTGGACCACCCTGAACAGGCCCCGGCTGAACGACACATCTGGACCGACAGCCAATTGCCTTGGCTGCATCTGGATGAGCACTTGCCGGGCGAACCTGAAGAAACATTGTAGAGTTACGAAAGTCTGATCAAAAAATAGACAGATCCAGCGGCCGAA
Protein-coding sequences here:
- a CDS encoding ABC transporter permease translates to MTSSSITGSAQLDTSISPARLRVSGDWTLAHYAELKHLTEKLHGQYDTTTSIDLNGLGALDTAGASLLVELLGSERLGKSAEHPDCTISQADRALLQTVYRSLTDFCVPVKEPEVSVSVQLLTRIGRAVDTVWQDTLQVLGFIGLILETIARGLFRPKRWRITPMIAHIEQTGLDAAPIVALLTFLVGAVVAFLGATVLASFGATIFTVDLVGFSFLREFGVLLTAILMAGRTASAFTAQIGSMKANEEIDAIRTLGLDPVELLVVPRVLAMLVALPMLTFLAMLCGIIGGGVVCAVSLGISPAMFLSVLQADIGIQHFLVGLVKAPIFAFLIATIGCLEGFKVSGSAESVGAHTTSAVVQSIFVVIVLDAVAALFFMEMGW
- a CDS encoding DUF5924 family protein, producing MPKIQLLIQRILELMKRYPGVIALGGFISGVGSFILVDRQQGLASWITIIMLLSWIWLMLENTLTGLFTRVFKREIPQPLLRYATQMIHQESLFFVLPFFFITTTWNSGQLIFTGLLSVAALISIVDPLYYKWLAPRRWAFLALHTLTLFAALLTALPVIMHLTTAQSFKWALGIAVLLSFPSLASIFPIRTVRNALAILSITIGIGGVGWVLRSWVPPATLWMTDVAISTQLQDRTPGASLDTVSAEQIRNGGLYAYTAINAPRGLDERIYHVWQFNGKEVDRIALDIHGGRKEGYRAWTHKQNFPGNPAGKWQVRVLTEDGQVIGVLRFEVTDSTAIKEK
- a CDS encoding insulinase family protein, coding for MRCLLFACLLLGSLPAFALDRFQVEGYALPNGLQLLLKPGTERGHVAIRLVVGVGLDDFDCDEKELPHLLEHLLFSGIDATGEGGLEERMQALGGEWNAFTSNADTTFVIEAPAKNQRKVLDLLLDLLTQTRIDDNAINAAKRVVEREDGGHYTRLQRFLDRQDLGHTASNQLAVELGLKCPQRAEVGHLTQEQLEKVRKAWYAPNNMTLIVVGELDKLLPAYLERTWGALEAVDPSEHRALPDIRTSAAHERTLTRGFIGDSAKLHWLVPEPVLDDQYDETFDILKDYLDWALYRQIRLNHGLSYGPWAEREVFGGVGFMSLNADLDRDDVDEAIQVLEDLKADLLKNGLDADTFARIKQAAIAHQAWAVQGNSAMADYYWSALGDYEDGRFANPARELQGVTLETANKAMRELLLQPGYLRIEKPLISDDQVLWLVAGGLGVVLLGLIGWRLHRKRA
- a CDS encoding Na/Pi cotransporter family protein; translation: MLTLLNLLSAVALLIWGTHIVRTGILRVYGTNLRHVIGQNMSKRWLAFVAGIVVTAMVQSSNATAMLVTSFVGQGLMALTPALATMLGADVGTALMARVLTFDLSWLSPLLIFLGVIFFLSRKQTRLGQMGRVSIGLGLIILALQLIVEAAAPITHAQGVKVIFASLTGDILLDALVGALFAMISYSSLAAVLLTATLAGASVISLPVAIGLVIGANIGSGVLAFMSTSMQNAAGRQVALGSLLYKLIGLLLIIPVLDPLVHWIDSLDFSPQEMVIGFHLLYNTARCLILLPSVGPMARLCAWLLPERPEVNGTAKPRHLDATALVTPSLALANAARETLRMGDLLDNMLDATLDVLRGKQTAVTQEMRRLTDDVEALYSAIKLYLAQMPREDLGEQDSRRWAEIIELAINLKLASDLIERMLRKIQQQKTSQRRSFSEEGLEDLAGLQQQLTANLRLGLSVFLSGDKESARQLLREKRRFRAQERRLAHAHVSRLQRKIVQSIETSSLHLELIADMKRLNSLFCSSAYVVLETTDTGALAADDIADITHSP
- a CDS encoding TerC family protein — encoded protein: MDWLTNPEIWVAFFTLTALEIVLGIDNIIMISILVSRMPKHMQQRTRIFGLGLAMITRILLLLSITWVMRLTADLFEVFGQGISGRDLILFFGGLFLLWKSSQEMYHALEGEDESDDTPGGKGGNFLYTIIQIAIIDIVFSLDSVITAVGMVSHVPVMVAAIIVAVLVMMLASGKISEFIDKHPSLKMLALSFLLVVGTVLIAESFDVHVPKGYVYFAMAFSLAVEAINIKLRGAMAKKKQQQDPVKLRKDIPGQ
- a CDS encoding CitMHS family transporter; this encodes MLTFLGFAMVITFMFLIMTKRLSALIALIIIPIIFALFGGFAPKIGPMMLEGITKLAPTGVMLMFAILYFALMIDSGLFDPAVRKILKLVKGDPLKVSVGTAVLALVVSLDGDGATTYMICVAAMLPLYSRIGMSPRIMAGLIILAGGVMNMTPWGGPTARAASALHVDPSDIFVPMIPAMAAGVVAILLIAYFYGKRERARLGELHLAGDEIDHSEISVSQFPDARRPKLIWFNGALTFGLMCTLIAGLLPLPVLFMVAFSIAMIVNYPCLQMQKDRVAAHAGSVLAVVGLIFAAGIFTGILSGTGMVDAMSKSLLAVIPDFLGPYLAVITALVSMPFTFFMSNDAFYYGVLPVLAEAASHYGITAVEMARASIVGQPVHLLSPLVPSTYLLVALAGIDFGDHQRFTLKWAILVCICILIAALLLGTFPVFSTL
- a CDS encoding GFA family protein is translated as MSELHSGGCHCGHIRYQFSGALHDIAHCHCSICRKVSGGIVTTWITVPAANFQWLNDTPSRYDSSSSCARFFCPNCGAQLALVTLLSPASIDVTIATLDHPEQAPAERHIWTDSQLPWLHLDEHLPGEPEETL